One segment of Pantoea sp. Lij88 DNA contains the following:
- a CDS encoding intracellular growth attenuator family protein translates to MSTILMILAIVLTCSILAGMGFWYAMRHRPPLAKPLPFISPPCRKLSAQEREAVDKYVAALEKQLRTPVTADKRSASERLTLTAQSNNVYPVTRAITRYGLSTDDPHKWRYYLDEVEVHLPPLWEQYITDENYVELIRTQSIPLVISLNGHSLVDYAVDQQSLPTLMRPVSTNASIRKAETENVELLQVRKETAEEYRLSRPDGTREAVMISLAFLLFFFSLLVPTTLMIWLVLTGTVMIGASLWLLYRIPGERGLRDIHCLRGAPKRWGLFSESNQEQSNITLGIIDLAYPPHWQPYVAHDLGQVTDVEIYLNRQVVRQGRFLSLQDEVKNFPIQRWRKNVVLACGSLMVLIMLVTWIPLSMPIKLSLAWARGTDSLEVSSVDKLSSVALNIGDNLKVSGTGMCSVPDNYQSNRSYAYMPFDCSAVYWNNATPLPQPQSDIIDKASALLETTTKQLHPETNTDPKLNPQLASAIQKSGMILLDDFSDLVMKTQDLCNQPQDCMRLKNALVNLGNAKDWEALMRRADSGQLNGMNVLLRPVSAEALENLVNTATSTFFFRETRRAAENLNSPPPGGFLIVSDEGRQLVNQPQPTVSLFDLDPPSQWRELQRISAMLLHTPFSASGIITGISTDANGTRHIVLHNEPDAMAQWRYLGTVLLLLVLLTCAVINGLLALRRMHRNRQRMIDIQQYYEKCFNHNLGTLQGVRSIF, encoded by the coding sequence ATGAGCACAATCTTGATGATCCTGGCCATAGTGCTGACCTGTTCAATCCTGGCAGGCATGGGGTTCTGGTACGCTATGCGGCATCGTCCGCCGTTGGCGAAACCGCTGCCATTCATCAGTCCGCCCTGCCGTAAGCTTTCTGCGCAGGAGCGTGAGGCTGTCGATAAGTATGTCGCCGCGCTGGAAAAACAACTGCGTACCCCGGTGACTGCCGATAAGCGAAGCGCGTCTGAACGTCTGACGCTGACGGCGCAGAGCAACAATGTCTATCCGGTTACCCGCGCGATTACCCGCTACGGCCTCTCCACAGACGATCCCCATAAATGGCGCTACTATCTGGATGAAGTTGAAGTTCATCTGCCGCCGCTGTGGGAGCAGTACATCACCGACGAAAACTACGTCGAGTTAATCCGCACCCAATCTATTCCGCTGGTCATCTCGCTGAACGGCCACTCGCTGGTGGATTACGCCGTGGATCAGCAATCACTGCCGACGCTGATGCGTCCGGTGTCGACCAATGCCTCTATCCGCAAAGCGGAAACCGAAAACGTTGAACTGCTGCAGGTGCGTAAAGAGACCGCGGAAGAGTATCGCCTGTCGCGGCCCGACGGCACGCGTGAAGCGGTGATGATCTCCCTGGCTTTCTTACTCTTCTTCTTCAGTCTGTTAGTGCCCACCACGCTGATGATCTGGCTGGTGCTGACCGGTACCGTCATGATTGGCGCCAGCCTGTGGCTGCTCTATCGCATTCCCGGTGAACGTGGCCTGCGTGACATACACTGCCTGCGCGGCGCGCCAAAGCGCTGGGGCCTGTTCAGCGAATCGAACCAGGAGCAGAGCAACATCACGCTCGGGATTATCGACCTCGCCTATCCGCCGCACTGGCAGCCCTATGTGGCGCACGATCTCGGGCAGGTAACCGATGTCGAAATCTACCTCAACCGTCAGGTCGTGCGTCAGGGTCGCTTCCTGTCGCTGCAGGATGAAGTCAAAAACTTCCCTATTCAGCGCTGGCGTAAAAACGTGGTGCTGGCCTGTGGTTCGCTGATGGTGCTGATTATGCTTGTCACCTGGATCCCGCTCAGCATGCCGATCAAGCTCAGTCTGGCCTGGGCCAGGGGCACCGACAGCCTGGAAGTCAGCAGTGTCGATAAACTCAGCAGCGTAGCGCTGAACATTGGCGACAATCTCAAGGTGAGCGGGACCGGCATGTGTTCGGTGCCGGACAACTACCAGAGCAACCGCAGCTACGCCTATATGCCGTTCGACTGCTCGGCGGTTTACTGGAATAACGCCACGCCGTTACCGCAGCCGCAGTCAGACATTATTGATAAAGCCTCGGCGCTGCTGGAGACCACCACAAAGCAGCTGCATCCGGAAACCAATACCGACCCTAAACTGAACCCGCAGCTGGCGTCCGCGATTCAGAAGTCCGGCATGATCCTGCTGGATGACTTCTCAGACCTGGTGATGAAAACGCAGGATCTCTGCAATCAGCCCCAGGATTGTATGCGCCTGAAAAATGCGCTGGTAAACCTGGGCAACGCCAAAGACTGGGAAGCGCTGATGCGCCGCGCAGATTCCGGCCAGTTAAACGGCATGAACGTGCTGCTGCGCCCGGTGAGTGCCGAAGCGCTGGAAAACCTGGTCAATACCGCCACCTCGACCTTCTTCTTCCGTGAAACCCGTCGTGCGGCAGAAAATCTTAACAGCCCGCCGCCTGGGGGATTCCTGATTGTCAGCGACGAAGGTCGCCAGCTGGTGAATCAGCCGCAGCCCACCGTGTCACTGTTTGATCTCGACCCGCCTTCTCAGTGGCGCGAGCTGCAACGTATCTCCGCCATGCTGCTGCATACGCCTTTCAGCGCCAGCGGCATCATCACCGGCATTTCAACCGATGCCAACGGCACGCGTCATATCGTGCTGCACAATGAGCCGGATGCCATGGCGCAGTGGCGCTATCTCGGCACCGTCCTGCTGCTGCTGGTACTGCTCACCTGCGCTGTCATCAACGGGTTACTGGCGCTGCGCCGTATGCACCGTAATCGCCAGCGCATGATCGATATCCAGCAATACTACGAGAAGTGCTTCAACCATAACCTCGGCACTTTGCAGGGTGTGCGCTCGATATTCTGA
- the nudE gene encoding ADP compounds hydrolase NudE codes for MKIPKKPDILNITAVARSRLFTIESVDLAFSNGAHRVYERMKPSEREAVMIVPIIDDHLILIQEYAVGLETYELGFPKGLIDSGETVNEAAVRELKEEVGFGADQLTTLGKLTMAPSYFSSKMNIVIAEGLYAEKLEGDEPEPLIIHRWPLSDMLSLLEEPDFREARNVSALFMAREWLVKQGRLNY; via the coding sequence ATGAAAATTCCAAAAAAACCTGACATCCTCAATATCACCGCCGTGGCACGTTCACGGTTATTCACCATTGAATCGGTCGATCTGGCTTTCAGCAATGGTGCGCATCGCGTCTATGAGCGGATGAAGCCCTCAGAGCGTGAAGCGGTGATGATTGTGCCGATTATTGATGACCATCTGATCCTGATTCAGGAATACGCCGTCGGACTGGAAACCTATGAACTTGGTTTCCCGAAAGGGCTGATCGATTCAGGTGAAACCGTGAATGAAGCGGCGGTTCGCGAATTAAAAGAAGAGGTCGGTTTTGGTGCTGACCAGTTGACTACGCTGGGCAAGCTCACCATGGCGCCCTCTTACTTTTCCAGCAAAATGAATATTGTGATAGCGGAAGGTCTCTACGCCGAAAAGCTGGAAGGCGATGAGCCGGAGCCGCTGATTATCCACCGCTGGCCGCTGAGCGATATGCTGTCGCTGCTGGAAGAACCCGATTTCCGTGAGGCGCGCAATGTCAGTGCGCTATTTATGGCGCGCGAATGGCTGGTGAAGCAGGGACGACTGAATTACTGA
- the mrcA gene encoding peptidoglycan glycosyltransferase/peptidoglycan DD-transpeptidase MrcA, with product MKFVKYLLILTVCCILLGAGSIYGLYKYIEPQLPDVNTLKDVRLQTPMQVYSADGDLIAQYGEMRRIPLTLQQVPPVMVKAFIATEDSRFYEHHGVDPVGIFRAASIALVSGHASQGASTITQQLARNFFLSPERTLMRKIKEAFLAIRIEQLLNKDEILELYLNKIYLGYRAYGVGAASQVYFGKPVDQLSLSEMAMIAGLPKAPSTFNPLYSPSRALSRRNVVLARMLDQHYITQQQYDEARNTPLVAKYHGPEIAFSAPYLSEMVRQEMVKRYGDNAYTDGYKVYTTVTRRLQEAAQTSVRNNVMAYDMRHGYRGPTSVLWKVGEPAWDQTKIEKALKVLPVYGPLHPAVVTEARSDEATVMMQDGSNVSLALAGVRWARPYKSDTVQGPTPKSVTQVLQAGQQIWVRKVGDEWWLGQVPDVNSALVSLDPNDGAVRALVGGFAFNQSMFNRATQALRQVGSNIKPFLYTAAMDRGLTLASILNDVPISRWDAGAGADWRPKNSPPTYDGPIRLRQGLGQSKNVVMVRAMRAMGVDYAAEYLQRFGFPAQNIVHTESLALGAASFTPLQVVRGYSVMANGGFLVDPYFIKKIENEQGGTVFEEKPKIACPQCNLPVIYGETKKALALNEESVENVAASNTNQNQAVPQPELEQVPAQAQQGDQQYAPHVINTPLSFLIRSALNSNIFGEPGWMGTGWRAGRDLKRNDIGGKTGTTNSSKDAWFSGYGPGVVTSVWIGFDDARRNLGRSTLSGAIPDQISGYEGGAKSAQPAWDEYMKSALDGVPVQPLTPPDGVVTVTIDRSTGKLANGGGNTRQEYFINGTQPTEYSVHDVGTTIMDNGESHELF from the coding sequence GTGAAGTTCGTAAAGTATCTCTTGATCCTTACAGTGTGTTGCATCCTGTTGGGAGCTGGCTCGATTTATGGTTTATACAAATACATAGAGCCACAGCTGCCCGACGTGAACACGCTGAAAGATGTGCGTCTGCAAACCCCTATGCAGGTTTACAGCGCCGATGGCGATTTAATCGCCCAGTATGGCGAAATGCGCCGTATCCCTTTGACTCTGCAGCAAGTGCCACCTGTGATGGTGAAAGCGTTTATTGCGACCGAAGACAGCCGTTTTTATGAGCACCATGGTGTGGATCCGGTGGGTATTTTCCGTGCGGCCAGCATTGCGCTGGTCTCCGGTCATGCCTCGCAGGGTGCCAGTACCATCACTCAGCAGCTGGCCCGAAACTTCTTCCTGAGTCCGGAACGCACCCTGATGCGTAAGATAAAGGAAGCGTTCCTGGCGATCCGCATTGAGCAGTTGCTGAATAAAGATGAAATCCTTGAGCTCTACCTGAATAAGATCTACCTGGGCTACCGCGCTTATGGCGTCGGTGCCGCCTCACAGGTCTATTTTGGTAAGCCGGTTGACCAGCTGTCGCTGAGTGAGATGGCGATGATTGCCGGTCTGCCGAAAGCGCCGTCCACCTTTAACCCGCTGTACTCGCCGAGTCGTGCCCTGTCGCGCCGTAACGTCGTACTGGCGCGTATGCTGGATCAGCATTACATCACGCAGCAGCAGTATGACGAAGCCCGTAATACGCCGCTGGTGGCGAAGTATCACGGTCCGGAAATCGCCTTCTCTGCCCCTTATCTCAGCGAGATGGTGCGTCAGGAGATGGTGAAGCGCTACGGCGACAATGCCTACACCGACGGTTACAAGGTCTACACCACGGTGACCCGCCGCCTGCAGGAAGCCGCACAGACCTCCGTGCGCAATAACGTTATGGCCTACGATATGCGTCATGGCTATCGCGGCCCGACCAGCGTCCTGTGGAAAGTGGGTGAACCGGCCTGGGATCAGACGAAGATTGAGAAAGCGCTGAAGGTGCTGCCGGTCTATGGTCCGCTCCATCCGGCCGTGGTTACTGAAGCGCGCAGCGATGAAGCGACCGTGATGATGCAGGATGGCAGCAATGTGTCGCTGGCTTTAGCCGGTGTGCGCTGGGCGCGTCCTTATAAGTCTGACACCGTGCAGGGCCCGACGCCGAAAAGCGTGACGCAGGTTCTGCAGGCTGGCCAGCAGATCTGGGTGCGCAAAGTCGGAGACGAATGGTGGCTGGGTCAGGTGCCGGATGTGAACTCGGCGCTGGTCTCACTGGATCCGAATGATGGTGCGGTACGCGCGCTGGTGGGCGGTTTCGCCTTTAACCAGAGCATGTTTAACCGTGCGACCCAGGCGTTGCGCCAGGTCGGTTCTAACATCAAACCTTTCCTCTATACCGCCGCTATGGATCGCGGGCTGACGCTCGCCTCTATCCTGAACGACGTGCCGATTTCACGCTGGGATGCGGGTGCCGGTGCGGACTGGCGTCCGAAGAACTCACCGCCTACTTACGATGGTCCGATTCGTCTGCGTCAGGGATTAGGTCAGTCGAAAAACGTGGTGATGGTGCGTGCGATGCGTGCGATGGGCGTGGATTACGCCGCAGAGTATCTGCAGCGCTTTGGTTTCCCGGCGCAGAACATTGTTCACACCGAGTCGCTGGCACTGGGTGCAGCCTCATTCACACCGTTACAGGTGGTGCGTGGCTACTCCGTGATGGCGAATGGCGGCTTCCTGGTCGATCCTTACTTCATTAAGAAAATTGAGAACGAACAGGGCGGCACCGTCTTTGAAGAGAAACCGAAGATCGCCTGTCCGCAGTGTAATCTGCCGGTGATCTACGGCGAGACCAAAAAAGCGCTGGCGCTTAATGAAGAGAGCGTCGAGAACGTGGCCGCCTCAAATACCAACCAGAATCAGGCGGTTCCTCAGCCTGAACTGGAGCAGGTTCCGGCGCAGGCACAACAGGGTGATCAGCAGTACGCCCCCCACGTGATCAACACCCCGCTCAGCTTCCTGATCAGGAGTGCGCTGAACAGTAACATCTTCGGCGAACCGGGCTGGATGGGAACCGGCTGGCGTGCCGGGCGTGACCTCAAGCGTAATGATATCGGCGGCAAAACCGGTACCACCAACAGCTCGAAAGATGCCTGGTTCTCAGGTTACGGCCCTGGCGTGGTGACCTCTGTCTGGATCGGCTTTGATGATGCGCGCCGCAATCTGGGCCGCAGCACGCTTTCCGGTGCGATTCCCGATCAGATTTCGGGCTATGAAGGCGGCGCGAAGAGTGCGCAACCGGCATGGGATGAATATATGAAGAGCGCGCTGGACGGTGTTCCGGTGCAGCCGTTAACGCCACCGGATGGCGTGGTGACGGTGACCATCGATCGCAGCACCGGCAAGCTGGCAAATGGCGGAGGGAATACCCGTCAGGAATACTTCATCAATGGCACCCAGCCAACCGAATATTCGGTTCATGATGTGGGTACGACCATTATGGATAACGGCGAGAGTCACGAGTTGTTCTGA
- the pilM gene encoding pilus assembly protein PilM: MAFHTWQIGLDIQNRQICALALQPRRDGWQLRHWWQQRLPQDTLRNGVLQSSPELLAALMAWRQRLPRRYSLRVALPARLVLQRQLPLPAQSLNEPALGHYVQAAARRLFPLEPTALALDYRPDAQSGQLCVTAARLEIIDQWAAPLLKAGLKPQVFELTTEALKRLARQAALQEGTVLVLQQDNRWLWSDTDTATDSGEATTLEALQQQAFPDARSVAWCTADECALPADVIAFSPFDLFRYKQPPLPENPGAFALAAGLALRDGDA, translated from the coding sequence ATGGCTTTTCATACCTGGCAAATTGGGCTGGATATTCAGAATAGGCAGATTTGTGCCCTGGCCCTCCAGCCTCGTCGTGATGGCTGGCAGCTACGCCACTGGTGGCAGCAGCGGCTGCCGCAAGATACGTTAAGAAACGGCGTGCTGCAATCTTCGCCTGAATTACTGGCGGCCTTAATGGCCTGGCGTCAGCGGTTACCTCGTCGTTACTCACTGCGGGTCGCACTGCCCGCGCGGCTGGTGCTGCAGCGCCAGCTTCCTCTGCCTGCGCAGTCACTCAATGAACCCGCGCTGGGGCACTACGTGCAGGCGGCCGCGCGCCGTCTCTTTCCGCTGGAGCCGACGGCGCTGGCGCTGGACTACCGGCCGGATGCACAGAGCGGCCAGCTTTGCGTCACGGCCGCGCGGCTGGAGATTATCGACCAGTGGGCAGCACCGCTGTTGAAGGCGGGATTAAAGCCGCAGGTATTCGAACTGACTACCGAAGCGCTGAAGCGCTTAGCCCGGCAGGCCGCACTGCAGGAGGGTACGGTGCTGGTCCTGCAGCAGGATAATCGCTGGCTCTGGAGCGATACGGACACTGCAACGGACAGCGGTGAAGCCACCACCCTTGAGGCACTGCAACAGCAGGCCTTCCCCGACGCCCGTTCAGTTGCCTGGTGTACAGCAGATGAGTGTGCACTGCCCGCTGACGTCATCGCGTTTTCCCCTTTTGATCTCTTTCGTTATAAGCAGCCGCCCCTGCCGGAGAATCCGGGGGCCTTTGCGCTGGCTGCCGGTCTGGCCCTGCGCGATGGAGATGCCTGA
- a CDS encoding PilN domain-containing protein yields the protein MVAVNLLPWRQRRRQQQRRQSLMVMSLMLAALLLVVMQQTGRIHQARQQVAQAGRVKQQALATLGQELARQKQLLTQLAVAQKQQAKQRQQVAQLAAWHQFWLDLPALLPDTAWLIRLEKRDNRLTLEGLAQDMASVRQFRQQLTTVALFGQVKQGGVKRQAGGSYRFSLRAEVQEVADE from the coding sequence ATGGTGGCGGTCAATCTGCTGCCCTGGCGGCAGCGCCGTCGGCAACAGCAGCGGCGGCAGAGCCTGATGGTCATGTCACTGATGCTGGCTGCTCTGTTACTGGTAGTGATGCAGCAGACAGGGCGAATTCATCAGGCGCGTCAGCAGGTGGCGCAGGCGGGCAGGGTGAAGCAGCAGGCGCTGGCCACGCTGGGACAAGAGTTAGCCCGGCAGAAGCAGTTACTGACACAGCTGGCGGTCGCACAAAAGCAACAGGCAAAGCAGCGCCAGCAGGTGGCACAACTGGCAGCCTGGCACCAGTTCTGGCTCGATTTACCGGCGCTGCTACCCGATACCGCCTGGCTGATCCGGCTGGAGAAGCGCGACAACCGGCTGACCCTGGAGGGGCTGGCGCAGGATATGGCGTCGGTGCGGCAGTTCCGCCAGCAGTTAACCACCGTCGCCCTGTTTGGTCAGGTGAAGCAGGGCGGGGTTAAACGTCAGGCGGGTGGCAGTTATCGTTTTTCACTGCGGGCCGAAGTTCAGGAGGTCGCTGATGAATGA